The following is a genomic window from Funiculus sociatus GB2-C1.
GATCTGTTCCGCAAGCTGTACTGGACTTCGCTTTATGTCACCAAGTCAGTTGAGTACATCCATCGGCGGCTGTTGGGTCGTCCCACCTACGGACGGCAAGAAATTAACAAGTATTTCGATATCTGCGCTAAGAAAGGCTTCTACGCCTTAGTTGACGCAATTATCGATAGCCCAGAATACAACGAATCGTTTGGGGAAGATACAGTTCCTTACGAGCGTTATCTGACACCGGCTGGGGTAAGCTTGCGTAGTCTCCGCGTGGGCAGCATTACCGACACCGGACTTAAAGTTGAGAAGGAAGAAACCCCCCGTTTTGTGGAACTGGGTCAAGTTACACAAATGCGGACGGAACCCGATATTCAGTTCCGTATCAACCAAGGTGTTACCAAGAAGCGCGAACAAACTAAGGTCTTCAAGCTGACGGAAACCGAAGATAAGGCGCTGGTGCAAAATGTCATCCGGGCTGCTTATCGCCAGATTTTCGAGCGCGATATTGAACCTTATGTCGTGAAGAACCAATTCAGCGACTTGGAAAGCAAGCTGCGGAATGGTGAAATCAACCTCAAGGAATTCATTGAGGCGTTGGGAGGTTCAGAACTTTACATCAAGGAGTTCTACGCCCCCTATCCGAATACCAAGGTGATTGAGCTGGGGACGAAGCACTTCTTGGGACGTGCGCCCGTAGACCAAGTTGAAATTCGCAAGTACAACCAAATTCTCGCCTCTCAGGGCATCCGGGGCTTTGTAGGCGCGATGGTGAATAGCGTAGAGTATGCCCAGGCGTTCGGTGAGGATACGGTACCTTACAACCGCTTCCCGACACTCCCTGCGGCAAACTTCCCGAATACTGAGAAGCTGTACAACCAGTTGACCAAGCAGAATAATGACTTGGTGGTTCCCAGCTTTGAGCCAGTGAAGCCACGGATGGATGCGTCGAAGATGCCGCTCACGGGCAAAGCGATCGCTGACATGGCTGCGGCTGCTCGTAAGATGGACATGAGCAAGCCCAAGTTTATCGAGTTGGGTCGTTCCTTTACCAACGGTGACGGGCAATCTGTTGAGGTTGGTGTTGGTACAACGCGGCGCAAACCTGCACGGATTTACCGGATGAACCCAGGCATGAGCCAGGTGGAAACTGTACAAGTTATCAATGCCATCTACTGTCAAGTGATGGACATCTTCAGCGGTCAGGTTCCTGGTGAATTGCGGCGTTCGGAGCTGGATAGCAAACTCCGCAATGGGGATATCTCCGTGCGCGAGTTTGTCAAGACTCTGGCAAGTTCCGAAATCTACCGCCGTCGTTTCTATACGCCTTATCCCAATACCAAGGTGATTGAGTTCCTGTTCCGGCATCTCTTGGGACGCGCACCAGCTACCCAAGGCGAGATCCAGCAGTATAACAAGCTGCTGGCTGATGGCGGCTTGAAGGCGGCTGTAGAAGCAATGGTGGATAGTCCTGAGTACGCTCGTTACTTCGGCGAGGATGTGGTGCCTTACAACCGCTATCCGTCTCTACCTGCTGGTAACTATCTGGGTAGTGTGAAGGCGGCTGCTGATTTGGTGAAACAGTCGTGGTCTGATTTGTCGCCTTCTTATCTCGGTAGTACTTCTACCCGCTAAGAAGACCTGGCGAATATAATTCGCGGCTACACAAACATAGCCCGCCTGCGCGGGCTATAAATTTCCCTCTGATCTGTGAGAAAGGTCAGGGGGTTTTTATTGAACCACAGAGGCGCTGAGGACGCTGAGGACGAGAGAAAGAAGGGAAGCGATCGCTATCTTCAGCAGAAAGTTGAATTGTAATAATTTTGGATTCCCTCATGTTTCTAGTTTAGAGATTGGAATGAGCGCGATCGCTTCTTTTTCCTAAGTTTATGTCAAGCTGCCATCTTAGCTAGCGCTAATCTTTCCCTTTCTATTCAAGTAGTTTCATCTCAAAATAAAACTTATTTCATCAACCAAAGCTATAGATACTGCGGTGAAATTTGACAAGCCTGGAAAAAAGATATAGAGCCAGTTTAATTGCGAAATAAGCGTAAGTTATTTGATTTATTCACTACTGATTGATGTGCTAAATCGCATCTAAGCGCAAACTGTTTGCAAACCTATTTATGAGCATCACCTCTTGTAGGAATAGATTGCCCTAACTTATCTTGTAAATGTTTTTTCGCTAAGTTGAAAGCTGCGTAGTAAGGCAGATGGATACTACCACGCAACTCGGCTTCCCGATGGGCAGAAGTAGTAGCTTCACTGGCGAGTTTCTTGGCTAAATTAAGATACTCTGACCAGTCAAACGCCATCGTGGAACTCTGGAATAGTAATCAATTACTTCTTAATTTAGTAGGCTAGAGGTCGCAACCAATCTTCATCGAACTGGCTGATGGTTCTTTCAAGGTGTATAGCGTTTCTCGGTTGGGTGGAATATATTGCGGTTCTGAAGTCTGGTCTACGTTGGTGGGGTCATAGTATTGCCATGTCCCTACAGATGTATCGTACCCAATCTAAAATTACTATAAAAGTTTTTGAGGCGTTACACTTCTTCTGGATGAAGCAGAATTGTATTTTTCGCTGCGGTGTTTAGCAGCTTTGTAATTGATGCTTAGTGCCAAAAAAAAATCATAGTTTAATTATTATTGCCAAAATTTATTTCATGCGGCAGTCTTGGGTGCGATCGCTATCTTTTTAGCAGAAATTTCAATAGGAAATTAAACCGTGAGAAAAGAGAGGACAGGGAGCAAGAGAAAAAGAAAAGCCCCAACTCCCAATAGCTAAACAATTTTGTAACGCTGCCCTATGCCCTATTCTCATGTCGATGCCACGGAACCAAGTTGTTGACCTTGGTTTTGGCACACCCAAGCGATGAAGGGCAGACCTCCCCTCCTGTGAGTTATGCCGCAGGAGAGAGTGGTTCACAAATCCCAGGCGCGATCGCTACCACTCAAGACTAGGCGCGATCGCCTTCGGAAAGCCCCTAAATGAGGATAAATGTTAAAAAGTATTAAGAACAGACTTGGAATGTGAACGTAATGCCGCAGAATTATTTGCGGAAGGTAGCTGAGTCTGAGGCGGTGTGTACCGACGGTTACGCTGAAAAATGCTAGAGATACTGAATCGCACACTTTAAGCGTAAAGTACATCTAATAGCAGCGATAAACTCAGACATTCCTTGCAGAATGCCAGTTTCAGCCTATCTGAATTAAAAACTTCTTTTGATTGGAGGAATCCAGAAATGAGTATCGTCACGAAATCTATCGTGAATGCCGATGCCGAGGCTCGCTATCTCAGCCCAGGCGAATTAGACCGGATCAAGAACTTCGTCACCTCCGGTGAAAAGCGTCTGCGGATTGCCCAAATGTTGACCGATTCCCGCGAGCGCATCGTTAAGCAAGCCGGCGACCAGCTGTTCCAAAAGCGTCCTGATGTTGTTTCCCCCGGTGGCAATGCCTACGGCGAAGAAATGACCGCCACTTGCCTGCGCGACCTAGACTACTACCTGCGTCTAGTAACCTACGGAATCGTTTCCGGCGACGTTACTCCGATTGAAGAAATCGGTCTGGTTGGCGTTCGCGAAATGTACAAGTCTCTGGGTACCCCAATTGAAGCAGTCGCCGAAGGCGTTCGCGCTATGAAGAATGCTGCTTCCTCAATGATGTCTGGAGAAGAAGCTGCTGAAGCAGGTTCTTACTTCGACTACGTGATTGGTGCCATGCAGTAGGGTGTTTCCCCTTCCCTGCTCTTGATTTAGATCTGACTACGTGAGATAAGGAAACAAAAAAATGCAAGACGCAATTACTGCTGTTATCAATTCCTCCGACGTTCAAGGCAAATACCTGGACACTGGTGCCTTAGAAAAGCTCAAGGGCTACTTCCAAACAGGCGAACTGCGGGTTCGTGCAGCAAGCACAATCAGCGCTAACGCTGCCACCATTGTTAAAGAAGCTGTTGCTAAGTCCCTGCTGTACTCGGACATCACCCGTCCCGGCGGCAATATGTACACCACCCGTCGCTATGCTGCTTGCATCCGCGACCTGGACTACTACCTCCGCTATTCCACCTATGCCATGTTGGCTGGCGACCCATCCATTCTGGATGAGCGCGTGTTGAATGGTCTGAAAGAAACCTACAACTCTCTAGGCGTTCCCGTTGCTGCAACTGTGCAGTCTATCCAAGCCATGAAAGAAGTTACCGCCAGCTTGGTTGGTGCTGACGCTGGTAAGGAAATGGGCGTCTATTTTGACTACATCTGCTCTGGTTTGAGCTAAGCGATTTTCGGTTAATCGCTAAAGTTCAACAGGCGAGCATTTTGTCTGGCGAAGTCTGGGAAGTCTGGAGTGAGTGCTAGCCCGTCAAA
Proteins encoded in this region:
- the apcA gene encoding allophycocyanin subunit alpha, whose amino-acid sequence is MSIVTKSIVNADAEARYLSPGELDRIKNFVTSGEKRLRIAQMLTDSRERIVKQAGDQLFQKRPDVVSPGGNAYGEEMTATCLRDLDYYLRLVTYGIVSGDVTPIEEIGLVGVREMYKSLGTPIEAVAEGVRAMKNAASSMMSGEEAAEAGSYFDYVIGAMQ
- the apcB gene encoding allophycocyanin subunit beta, translating into MQDAITAVINSSDVQGKYLDTGALEKLKGYFQTGELRVRAASTISANAATIVKEAVAKSLLYSDITRPGGNMYTTRRYAACIRDLDYYLRYSTYAMLAGDPSILDERVLNGLKETYNSLGVPVAATVQSIQAMKEVTASLVGADAGKEMGVYFDYICSGLS